One Vicugna pacos chromosome 33, VicPac4, whole genome shotgun sequence genomic region harbors:
- the LOC102527766 gene encoding protein PIP-1-like, whose translation MGKSLLLLLVVLSLLLGSLQALQCFQCERFNASGVCETGESFCQTQGSEECFLKKVYEGDTVSYGYQGCSSLCIPMKLFNRITTVEFKCCHDSPLCNKF comes from the exons ATGGGTAAgagcctcctgctgctgctggtggtccTGTCCTTGCTGCTGGGCTCCCTGcaag CTCTACAGTGTTTCCAGTGTGAACGATTCAATGCCAGCGGGGTCTGTGAGACTGGAGAAAGCTTCTGCCAGACTCAAGGCAGCGAGGAGTGCTTCCTGAAGAAGGTCTACGAAG gTGACACCGTTTCCTATGGATACCAGGGTTGTAGCAGCCTATGTATTCCCATGAAGCTCTTTAATCGCATCACTACTGTGGAGTTTAAATGCTGCCATGACTCACCTCTCTGCAACAAATTCTAA